Genomic segment of Panicum virgatum strain AP13 chromosome 9N, P.virgatum_v5, whole genome shotgun sequence:
GAGGCAGTGGTACGTACCAGTATTTCTCTCCCTGCAGGAGCTGCACTTCTCAAATTTTCTTATGGTTCGCATTCGCGAAATCATTATAAATTCGAAGGCAAACCCATAGGCGGAGCTTCATTGCCAATGAAAATCCTCACTGTGTGAATAGTAAAGGGAAAAGTCCTATTTTCAACACTTAACTATCACGgtcgtccgattttcaaccctgAACTCCAAAACCAGACATTTTGCACCCTCCAACTATCGAAACCGTGCAAAATACACCCCTAAACCAAATCCACTCCGGTTTTGCTATGACGTGGCAGCTGTTTCTGATGTGGCTGTCACTTTGGCACTCTTACGTGTCTTTAGCCACCGGTAATTACCAAAATACCCCCTATCTTCTCTTCCTCCCCGCCACCACGCGCCCGCacgcgtcggcgccgccggcctcgatgtcggccgcggcggcggcgctgtgcccgCGCGGACCTCCTCATGGCGttgtccccgcggcggcggccccggtcTCCTCCGGCTTACCCGTCGATGGAGCCCCGGCCGCCCAGGCCTCCCTTCCTCCCACGGCCGCGGGTGGACGCGCggtgcgcggcggccggagcgacGAGGCGGTGGCGCTCGCAGGAGGGCGGGGAGCGGTGGTGCGCGCAGGAGGGCGGGGAGCGGCGAAGGCGAAGGCGGAGTGGCACGGACTGGGCGAGAGGGCGGGGTGGGGCGCACGCCGGCTTCTCCTCCacgcccttcctcctcctcatccacggctcctcccctgctccgggCAGAGCTCGGCCGCAGtccccctggcggcggcgcgggcggactCGGTCGCGGCCCCTAGCGCGCagtgcgggcggagctcggcagcGCCATGAGCGGAGCTCGGCCGCGGCCCCCGGCGGGCGCTGCGGGCGACGGCTCCTTCCCCTGCTCTTCACTCCCTCTCCTGCTCCTATGCCACCCGGCCCGCCCCCACGGCTCcttcgcgcggcggcgcggcggaggcctgTGCGCTAGCGGCGCGGTGGAGGCTGCACGGCAGCGGAGGCTCCGAGCTCGCCTCCCCTtcccactctctctccctccagctccgccacgccgggcactgcgcctggccgccgccggcacacgGGCCGGCGAgccagctccgccgcggcccgcggccgGCACGCGAGCCAGCTCCGCCGCCTgcgcggggaggagaggagggtgagggcccgccatggccccgcagggaggagaggagagtgagGGCGGCGCctggcgccggcgacgggggtGCGAGGAGCGGCACCGGCGAGAGGGGGtgcgaggagcggcgccggcgagggcgtgCGCCGGGAGAGCAGGGGGTGCGAGGAGAAAGacagaagagagaggagaggtggtgGCCCACCTGTCtgtgagagaaagagagaggagagggtagCTGACGTGGCCATTGGCGCCACGTGGACGAGTGACGTGGCTGAAAACCGGGGTGGATTTGGTTTAGGGGTGTATTTTGCACGGTTTCGATAGTTGGAGGGTGCAAGATGTCTGGTTTTGGAGTTcagggttgaaaatcggacgatCGTGATAGTTAAGGGTTGAAAATAGGACTTTTCCCAGATATTGTTCATTAATTTTTAGAGTACATTACCATGGATCCCCCCCTTAGCTCctcaagctccgccactgggCAAACCCTTCTGGGGCAAATACTCCTAAGCTAGCTAAGTGTGTTTTTAACATGAACGGTTAATTTTTTGCGACAAAACCATCCGGCTCCGAAAAATTGTCGCTGACTGTTGGGGCATCCATGTGAGACGATGTAAAGTGCATTGGTGAGAAATACATAATTCCATAATTTATGCATTGGTGAGTTGCGTGGCAACAACAACTCGTACAATGCTGCGAAGTAGTCTCATAGTTCTAAATTTTATCCTTTGAGACGGTTATTTTGTGAAACAATCATCTTAttatctctccttcctctctttctgccacctaattaaaaatcatacGTGGCTTGCATGAGATGATCTATGAGACCAATGACGTGTAGCAATATACTTGGCATTACCTTGCTAACGGCCACAATTTCCTATACCTCGTGCCCACGTTTTGTGATGATGCTCTTGCTGTGGTTTATTTAGCATGTAATGTCAGGCAACAAGGATCATGAGTTCGCAAAAAATAAAAGGAACAAGGATCATGGCTTGCTAATTttattcaaacttttttttctcgaatatgtaggagagctgcgtattATTATATTAAGACGAAAAGAGTTCTACAACCGTGAAAAGCATGAAACCCACACACAGAGGTACCAACCCGGTACCAGAGGCACAAAGCTTCAAAAGGCCAACCCGCTCTCGTACTACTCCCATTTCAAACAATCCAAACGACGGGCACCCGCGTGAATCTAGAGCTTTATATCGAGCTTGATCTTGCCATGCAGCTCATGTGCGGTGCAGCTCGTCCCCTCGAACAGGCGGTTGTTCTGCTCCTTCCAGATCGCCCAGGTGATGCACATGAAGAGTGAATCGAACATGCGGTTATTCAAACTTTTTAAAATATAGCATTAGATAACGTAGCAAATTAGTTAGCTAAACATGTTTTTAGCATGAGCAGAGTTCATCATTGTTAGTTAGTCGTGGTGGGCTGGCTTGTTCTAATCTTTCTGCAGAGTGGATTCTTGCTCAGTTCGCACGCGCCTCATCCGTTCTCTCGAAACCTTTTCAGTTCCAATTTAGGTGCCTGTATACACAAACTGTCCGGCtccaacaacaaaaaaagaagaagcataGTCTCGTGTTGTATAGGCACAAGACTCTAATCGATTAAAGTTTGCTGAAGCGTGCTGGGAAGGTATTACTGCCTGCTCATCCAAATCAAGCACCAGGAGCGACCAGAAGCCAGTTGCGCTTGCCAAATTCGCCGCCCAGGCTCGTCGCCATTGTCTCGGCACGGGTTGCTCTTGCTCCTCCGGCCACCCAGACACGCGCTGCCCCGAGCCCTCGGTGCCGTGCGTGCTCGCCTCATCTGGTCCCGTGGTCCGGAACGTTTCGGCCGGGCTAGCTGGTTGGGCGACTTCTTTTTGCTCCATTGCTCGTTCGCTTACGTACTCGCTGCAAATGATAAGATGGGGATCATTTAGAAAAATCTCGTGCGTAATTAAACAAAATTAAAAGCATATCAGCACGCCTGCGACCTGTCCCGGCCCGTTCCTGCGGCCACTACTCCCGTTTCAATCGGACGAACTGCTCGTTTGACTTGTGTGAGGAATAACGAAGAGTTCTTGCCGTGCGCAGGGATGGAGCCagaaatttgtttttttattattaggAGGGCCAATCatactaatttatataaaaatttaatcaaaatttaaattttcaatGTAAATTTGGGAGACAGCCCCCTGTCCCCCGTTACGCCCTGGCCGTGCGATGACTGGACGAGGCGATCGATCCAGAGCGCCGTGGCCCCTGTACGCGCGTGATTCGAAATCAGGATAACCATGCGACGCGGCGTCCGTGCTTATCCCTGCTGGTAGGTGAGCAAGGGGCCTGGTCTTCGGTACATACGCCTCTGACCTCGGCACGTCGCACGGCGAGTACTACTCCTCAGCGGACAGCCAAACCTACAGGAAGCTCTGACTTCGCGGTTTCTGACTTCGCGGTACTTACTAAATGACAAGAAAAAAAGTTGGCGTTAAAATAGGTTTTCCACCGTTAGGTAAAAAGTGATTTTTGACTCAAATGTGAGAATAATTACAGTGAGTGAAGTTTAGTTGCGACTTTACCGTTTACGATTTTTGGCACCGTATTTccaaacagagggagtatatgtCTTTAGCGATTTGtttgaagaaaaaatatttttttacttatattataaatttataactaTTTCCTGCTTAAAACTAAAACTTTAGGATCAGTTTGACCAAAAAAAACACTAGCACTTGTTGTTTTATAGTTAGGTTCGATAGTCTTATTACTGTCTTAGCTTTGTCCAATTTGTTTTCCTTCTAGTATATCTATTCATGCTCTTTGTTTTTTGCATTGTGACTTGCATACTACTTCTTAGGGATAATTGTGCACAAACCGTCGCTTTGATCTTCAACTCCACAGTTGCCCTCTATTTTTGACTTTGTGTAATTGCTAGGGGTGCAAATTGATGACCCTtatgtgcacctccaaccctttttagttcaaaatttgtacTACTATAGAgaactagtacaaaattttgaactgaaGAGGGTTGAAGAGACACATAAAATCACCAATTGACACCCCTAGTAATTGTCTTTGCCAATCCAAGCTCCTGATTTTGCCTTGTTCGATGGCAAAAGGTGATGAAACTAGAAGCAACTATGTGTTTGCTTGGGGAAGGCAGGGCAATGGTGCGGAGTTGAAAACAAGGACGGCAAACATGCAATTAGTGATCAAAGTAGGAGCAGAAGTGCAAAAGCACTAGCATTAAATAAAGTATATACTCTGTATCAATACCTAAAACATATAGGAAGATGAAGGCATATACTCCAGAGCAACATACAGGAGTATATGTACTGGCCACCTTTAATCATCTTTCATATTGTGAGACCGTTCTACCTTAGTTTAATTAGCTGCACGAGACTTGTGGCCAATGTTCACCCTACCTTTTTGCCAGCGTTCGTGCTTCGCAGCTAACCATTCCCGAGTATAAATACCACCCCCGCCCATCCCACCTCGCTCCATCGACCACCAGACACGTCCTGCCACGTAACGGCGAGACCACTCAGAACTCCATAGAGCATTAGCGCTCGTGTCGTGTCAGAGAGCCAAACACAGATGGCGTTCCACAGAACAATGGCCCGGCGCCTTTGGGCAGGCAAGAACGCGGCCGCCAGCGGCGCAGCCAATCCCAAGCCTCCGGCGGCCTGCCCCGCACCCCTTGCGCGGCGGCCGATCCCAGCCGTGGACGACTGCCCGACGCTCGCATTCCTGCGGCCCAGGCCGACGAAGGTCGTGTACTCCACCGCGACCGTCCCGCTCCCGGCGCACTGCTTCCCCGCCCTCCCCGTCGGCGACCAGCTCTTCCGGCGGCTCCGGCTCGACGGGCTTGCGCCGCCTGTCGCGAGCACGGTGACGCGGCCGCCCGAGGAGGCGGGCGTGACGGTGGAGCAGGCGAGGAAGGTGGCGAGGGCGGCGGAGAtggaggcggcgagggcgaggctgAGGTCCCATGCCCAGAGCGTGGTGTCCGGGTCGGAATTCGCCGCGCTCTGCGTCGACATTGCCGGCAGCGTCGAGGGCGGCCGCAGGCTCGCCCGGGCGCTCGACGACTCCGGCGTCGTCATCGTCCTCGGAGACGCCGTCTTCCTCCGCCCCGACATGGTACGTCCTGGCGCGCCATCCTCGGAGAAACGTAACACTTGGAGGCAGAGTCCGAGAGCAGAGCGCGTGCTCGCCTTACGATTACGCTAACGCATCTCTCTGCACGTGTCGTCGTTCAGGTGGCGAAGGCGATCGGGAGCGTCATCCTCCCCGCGGCGAAGCAGCAGGAGCtggcgccgcgcgccggcggcgaggagagcgaggcgcggcggcgggaggagctgGACGCGATGGAGTCCCGGAAGGCGGCGAtcgacgcggccgcggcggcgcaggtccGCCGCGAGCTGTGGTGCGGGCTGGGCCTGGTGGCGGCGCAGACGCTGGGGTTCATGCGGCTCACCTTCTGGGAGCTGTCGTGGGACGTGATGGAGCCGGTGTGCTTCTACGTCACGTCGCTCTACTTCATGTCCGGCTACGCCTTCTTCATGCGCACGGCCACGGAGCCCTCCTTCGAGGGCTTCTTCCGGAGCCGCTTCGCGTCCAGGCAGCGCCGCCTCATGCGGGGGCGGGGCTTCGACGTCGCCCGCTACAACGCACTCAGGCAGGAGCTCGGGCTCGACGGGGGCCCCTAGCGGACGCTCGTGCGTCGCCAGGCCCTCCCAGCGAACAGTGCATTTACTGTTTTTCTTCCCcattcatctttcttcttccttcggatTTTTTCCTCCTTCTACACCACCACCCCATCCGCCCTGCCCgggcccgccccccccccccccccccccccccgaccgccacctgcggccggcggcgactcgccgccgcaccgctccGCCCTCCACCGGCCCCCGCCCACCTTCCCCATTGCCCACAGCCGCCAGCGccgtccgcccccgccgccggcacagCACCGTTCCCATGACTAGACATTGTGtcagatagaactggtcgatgTAGCCAAATTTAGTCGTTGCAGTGCAGATGGCTGTCGGGAAGTAATCGAGGCAAACTTGATGTTCACTTGGGGAACACAAGTAGGACCACCAAGATGTAGAGGAcatagtcgttcggccaccgaGACGTAGAGGATGTATTCGTTCGGAGAGcaagcgagcagtcgcgtcaagacgctccccaaaaactcGATTGCCTGCTATCCCGAGCAGGATCTTCAGCGTGCAGAGGTTTCGGACGCCTGCTCTCGCCAGTACTGTAcgcgcagtgctagcgatgGAAATGCAAAAGCAAGGAGAAaagagaggtctcctaagcagaTGTACCTCGTATCTGAGAGTGCTTGAGTGTTGTGTGAGAACGAGAGGGGCTGATCTACTTTTATAGTTGATCCGCGAGAAAGGAGGGAAGAACATGGTCACCTCTAGATGTAACAATGGTCATCAATTTGCACCATTAATCAATCATAAATCCTCTATTTTAATCATCATTTACAATCCAGCCATCACTCTTCTCAATTACTAATATGGTATAACCTCCTGTGACTCCCTAACATTAGTAGTggacttataattttttttctaataaattattgAACAAAATGGACCAAGTCCATAAATTCCAACACAATCCTCCTAAATCCTTCGGTGCTAATGCGTTGCAAGTTCTCTGAAGAATCGTGGCAAATGGTAATTGCTTCCGTTGTTCTTTATGAACTTTCCAAACTGAAGATGACAAAAAGGTAGTTCACACCTAGATTCCAAACTGTAACCCGGGATCCTGAACAAAAACAATGTGCTCCAAGAACAGAGAGATTGAACACAAGTGGCTGAATTTGTGCGCGATGAAAAACATTACTAGTGTACAGTACAACTGAAGCAAACTATCGTACAATTGATACACATTTTAAACAGATTTACTCCGAGACGTAGCAGTAAACTAGTTACAGTGGAGGTTGAAGTCAAGGAAACTAGCAAAAAACCAATTCTGTTAAACGAAGCTCTGCTTTGATCCTATCGGGCCGCCACCGAGCCGGCGATCCGGATGTTGTCCTCCGAGCTGGGCTGCCACAGCTTCTCGAACGCGTCGCCCACCGACAACGGCTGCGCCAGAACGGAGAGGCTGAACACGGCCTCGGCCATcttcggccgccgcgccgcgtcctCCTCGGTGCAGGCCCTCGCCATGCCGGCCATGCTGAGAGCCGCGTCGACCTGGTACTCACTTCCCAGGGCGGGGTCCATCCACTTCATCAGCTTCGCCTCCCGCTTGTCGCCGGCCTCCAGCACGGCGCGGATCTCCCGCCACAGCATGCCGATCTCCGAGCCGATGCGCGCCTCCATCGCCCTCCGGCCGGAGAGGAGCTCCaggagcagcagcccgaaggcgaACACGTCGGAGCTCGTCGCGGCGGCTTCGGCCGTGGCTGGCCTGGCAAGGGAGAAGCCCGATATCTTGGCCCTGAGATCCGCCGTCAGGAGGATGTTCCGCGCCCGGATGTCGCCGTGCACCATGCTCGGCTGCGTGTGCTCGTGCATGTAGAGCAGGCCGTTGGCGACGTCCAGCGCAATGCTCAGCCTCTGGACCCACGAGAGAGTCGCCGCCACGGtgcacgacgacgacggcagcgccGACGGCGGCTTCTGGAACAGCCACTTGTCGAGCGAGCCCTTTTCGGAGAACTCGTACACCAGGAAGGCGTagtccccgccggcgccgatgGATACGCCGGCCAGCTTGATCAGGTTGGCGTGGTTGACCGTCTGCATCATCCTCAGCTCCGCCGACACGTCACCTTTCGCCGGCTTCACCGCGAACACCTCCCCGTCGAGCTTCGCCCGGTAGTACGAGCTCCCGATCCTGCAACGCTCGTCCAAGTTCGTCGTCGCCTCCATGATCTCCTCTTCCACGAAGAGGATCGGCTTGTCGATGAACTGCGACACGCCGGTGAGCAGCTTGTTGTCCCCTTTGATCACGTGGGCGAAGGAATTGCTGCTCTCAAGACCGAACTGGTTCTTGGGCCACGAAAGCTTGGGGCTCACACCCAGGCGCACCGACGCCTTCTTGCGGTACCTCCGGTGCGCCAGGATCGCCACGCACACGGCAGCGAGCGCCACGAGAGACCCTGAGATGGCGAGGCCTATGGTGATACCCCGACGGCGCGACCTGGACTTGTCGCCTCCACTAGCAGCGTAGAGCACCGGCGGAAGCTGCGGCGGCTGCCGAACTGGGATCAGCATCGGCGGGCCCATGACGGAGGCGAAGCTGCTGGTGACGTTGTTCGCCTCGGCGATGTCGTCCCCGGCAGCGTTCATCAGCTTGCTCACCTGGGACATGCTGTCCCCTTGTTGCCACACGTAGGTGATGAGGCTCTGCACCCCACGGCGCCGCTCATCCGGAGTCGGGCACCGGCAGAAGAGCGGCACCGTGATCTCCTGCCCGACCTCCTGTTTGGTGGGTTCCAACTCGGCGTTCATTTGTTGGACGAGGTGGTACTCGGTGAGGTTCTCGTAGGAGACGCCGGCGAGGTTGTAGAAGATGTCGCCGAGACGGATGGGGTACGTGACGTTCGCGAAGGACCAGGCGCCCGTGCAGCCGCAGCGGACGGGCACGAGCAGCGGCTGGTCCGGCAGGAGCACGGCGTCCTCGGAGGTCAGGTTGTTGGTGCTGGCGATCCGCGCCCGGCTCATGTCGAAGAGGTCCGAGATGCTGCCGAGGTCCAGGTAGCCCGGGGACTGCGTCCGGTACACGACGTACGTGTCGCACGGCGCCGGGACTCTGCAGGCGAAGCGCGCGGGGACGGTGTAGTTGCCGTCGCCCAGCGCGCCGGAGCgccggaggccgaggaggacggcgaggaggagaggcAGCAAGGGGCGGCGGAAATGGCGGGGCTCCATTTGGCTCTCGGTGTCACGGGTGCGCGCGTGTCCGTGTGTGAGCCCGGCTGCTAAATGCAGTTGTGTTTGTCAAGCAGTGAGGCGATTATTGCAGTTCAAGTCAATATCATCGCTCGTTCTTTTGTCGCGGCTCTGCCGCTTTGATTCGGTTCTTGAAGTCTGGCTTCGCGATGCAGATGCCATTCGTTGATCTCAGCCTGCACTAGACTCGACTAGTTTATAGCACGCATGGTTTGATCTGAACTGGTGCAGGTGTGGCCGCCTGTTCAATTTGTAGAGCAGGGATGAAGAATGGGACAACCATCGGTTGAAGGTCGCTTTCATGGCGATTGCTTGCGGCCGGGACAACGAACGGGTCGGCCGCTGTCTGATTGCAGCAGAGGGTTGCTGTCAGATGATGCTACGGCATCATTGTCAAGAGAAAGATGAAGGGATTATACTATGGCGCCGTTAACCAACATCGTAAGATACCGCTGAGAAACGGTCGATGCGCCCAATGGCTGTGGAAGGTTTCTATCTGCAGGAAATACCGGTCATACGCAGATGGAgatgttggagtaatgggcttggcccattcattctaaaacattaaaagaatttaaagcccactattaatgctagggaatcaatgcttaattccgtatcgggaattgaggaggatctcaatcgacttaaaaggtggacttcgtgtacaccacttgtgaagccggtaagaggaggacggtgaaccacacgcgcgcgcgcgctcgctcgcctcgccgggccgggccgggccgggccgggccgtggccgtggcgagGGGCCGGTCGGACGGTGCGgcgcgatgtgatggctattttgccgttgacagcaattaatcgtgcgattaaacgtgcaattaaatctgtaattaatggccataaccgcatcacctaaatgactctgatggtgtccaggttcaacgatcctgagcacctgagtcactatataaggagtgccattcccctcatccatcctgcacagagcactgaggcaactcggctcctctcttctccctctccatgaggcaactcggctctcttctccctctccagttgcaacaactgagttccccaacgctaatttctgcgcgcacagaattagcgtgagcaggcctccgaaaccttgctcgccttgagatccgttgcaactgagttccccaacgctaatttttgcgcgcacagaattagcgtgagcaggcctccgaaaccttgctcgccttgagatcctgcacgtttttgggtaacgctttagcgtgactgctcaaaaatactaaggctttgcccgattgtacgactacttcctggtggacgagccgaacgactacgtcgactacattctggtggccgaacgactacgtcgactacatcttggtgaccgttcgcgggactgcactgcgaacttcttcctgcaccgatttagttcgactacttcgactgaggccaaccgagtagatgtctactccagttggtaacagcgcagccaatgcctccggcaacggccccgctttagggtactccctgaaactttggttatttatattgtttatgcttatatgtgtgataagtataaacatgttcacatgttttattttactccttaaagtcatagaaatattgctagtttatacatttaattttggaattaaaatataccgaaaattgcctagatttctaacaatccaaaaacctgatagtgttaataggctttcggtatctagctttgctgcatcaatcaaaccatcaccttttgatggttcaaattacaaacgttggcaagagtggcttatactgtggttaacactatcgagagtgatccatgtgaaagagggtaagcctgaacaattctctccagaggaagggagtgcgttcaatgaggctgatatcctctttcgaggcttgatcattagtgttctcagtgataacctggtggattcttatatccggctgccaactggcaaagcattgtgggatgctcttgaggctcaatatggagtatctgacgccgggagtgagttgtatatcatggagcagttccttgagtacaggatggtcgaagaccgttctgtagtggaacaggctcatgaaatacatactctggcaaaagatctcaaaaattgcagcaaagagtacccatgtgtgttacccaataagtttgtggctggaggtataatctctaagctgccaccttcttggagggactttgctacttctctaaaacacaagagacaggagttcacaatagatggactcatagggactcttgatgttgaggagaaggcgagagcaaaggacatacgtgggaaaggagttgttagtgcttcaagtgccaatcttgttcagaaaaacaactcccacaagaacaagaaaaagccaccgcagaaccaaccaaagactaagaagacaaccacttttaagaaaaagaagaagacgggagcttgctatgtgtgcgctagtacggatcactttgctgcaaagtgtccgaaccgcaaaggcaacgactccgccaatatggttattagcgagcctggaggaacatcagggtacggtaatttattacctactgttctttcagtctttggttcacccgagtggtgggttgacactggtgctaatattcatgtttgtgctgatgcttctttgttctcttcttaccagaccggcgggacttcctccttgctgatggggaacggatcacatgcgcgtgttcttggtgttggtacggtaaatctgaagtttacttcggggaagaccgtgcagctgaagaacgtacagcatgtccccaccatcaagaagaatttagtcagcggctctctactgtgtagagatggtttcaaattagtctttgagtccaataaatatatcttgtctaagtttggtacttttgttggaaaaggttatgaaagcggaggtttgttccgtctttctttgtcagatgtttgtaataaaattgcatacaatgttattaacgttgatgaaacaaatgttgtttggcaaaagtgagtgtgccaataaccaagaaacgtaagcttggacctaaaactgtggattgtatctttctaggttatgctattcacagcgttggatatagatttttaatagtgaaatctggagtacctgacatgcatgttggtactataatggagtccagagatgctacattttttgaaaacatttttcccatgagagatgaaacaagttcatctagacaagagttcatcgaggatgatggctctgctgagccgatagaacacaatgaacatacacttgtagaaaatcctgaggaggataacaatgatgctccgagaaagagtaagagacaaaggactgtaaagttttttggtgatgatttcattgtatacctcatagatgatacacccagaaccattaaagaggcatattcatctcctgatgctgactattggaaggaagcagtaaggagtgagatggattctattatgtctaatggaacctgggaggtcgttgaacgtccttatggatgtaaaccggttggatgcaagtgggtgttcaagaaaaaactCAGGctagatggtactattgaaaagtacaaggctaggcttgtggccaagggttatacccaaaaagaaggagaagatttctttgacacttattcaccagttgcccgattgaccacaattcgggtgttactttccctggcagcctcttatggtcttctcgttcatcagatggacgttaagacggctttcctcaatggagagttagaagaggagatctatatggatcagccggatgggtttgtatcaaagggtcaagaaggaatggtttgtaagttgttaaaatctttatatggtctcaagcaagcgcctaagcagtggcatgaaaagtttgatagaactttgacctctgccggctttgttgtgaacgaagctgac
This window contains:
- the LOC120687492 gene encoding serine/threonine receptor-like kinase NFP, with amino-acid sequence MEPRHFRRPLLPLLLAVLLGLRRSGALGDGNYTVPARFACRVPAPCDTYVVYRTQSPGYLDLGSISDLFDMSRARIASTNNLTSEDAVLLPDQPLLVPVRCGCTGAWSFANVTYPIRLGDIFYNLAGVSYENLTEYHLVQQMNAELEPTKQEVGQEITVPLFCRCPTPDERRRGVQSLITYVWQQGDSMSQVSKLMNAAGDDIAEANNVTSSFASVMGPPMLIPVRQPPQLPPVLYAASGGDKSRSRRRGITIGLAISGSLVALAAVCVAILAHRRYRKKASVRLGVSPKLSWPKNQFGLESSNSFAHVIKGDNKLLTGVSQFIDKPILFVEEEIMEATTNLDERCRIGSSYYRAKLDGEVFAVKPAKGDVSAELRMMQTVNHANLIKLAGVSIGAGGDYAFLVYEFSEKGSLDKWLFQKPPSALPSSSCTVAATLSWVQRLSIALDVANGLLYMHEHTQPSMVHGDIRARNILLTADLRAKISGFSLARPATAEAAATSSDVFAFGLLLLELLSGRRAMEARIGSEIGMLWREIRAVLEAGDKREAKLMKWMDPALGSEYQVDAALSMAGMARACTEEDAARRPKMAEAVFSLSVLAQPLSVGDAFEKLWQPSSEDNIRIAGSVAAR
- the LOC120691543 gene encoding calcium uniporter protein 2, mitochondrial-like — translated: MAFHRTMARRLWAGKNAAASGAANPKPPAACPAPLARRPIPAVDDCPTLAFLRPRPTKVVYSTATVPLPAHCFPALPVGDQLFRRLRLDGLAPPVASTVTRPPEEAGVTVEQARKVARAAEMEAARARLRSHAQSVVSGSEFAALCVDIAGSVEGGRRLARALDDSGVVIVLGDAVFLRPDMVAKAIGSVILPAAKQQELAPRAGGEESEARRREELDAMESRKAAIDAAAAAQVRRELWCGLGLVAAQTLGFMRLTFWELSWDVMEPVCFYVTSLYFMSGYAFFMRTATEPSFEGFFRSRFASRQRRLMRGRGFDVARYNALRQELGLDGGP